A part of Prolixibacteraceae bacterium genomic DNA contains:
- the rpsQ gene encoding 30S ribosomal protein S17 produces MERNLRKERIGVVVSNKMDKTITVTVHRKEKHPIYGKFVNKTSKLYAQDDKNDCNIGDTVKVMETRPLSKKKGWRLVEIIERAK; encoded by the coding sequence ATGGAAAGGAACCTTAGAAAAGAGCGTATCGGAGTAGTTGTTAGTAACAAAATGGATAAAACCATCACTGTTACTGTGCATCGCAAAGAGAAGCACCCTATTTACGGAAAATTCGTAAATAAGACTTCAAAATTGTATGCTCAAGACGATAAAAACGATTGTAATATCGGCGATACCGTAAAAGTTATGGAGACTCGTCCTTTGAGTAAGAAAAAAGGATGGAGATTGGTAGAAATCATTGAAAGAGCTAAGTAA
- the rpmC gene encoding 50S ribosomal protein L29, translating to MKTSEIKELSTAEIQERIATESEALVRLELNHAVSPVDNPQSIRESRRTIARLKTILRQRQISETK from the coding sequence ATGAAAACTTCTGAAATTAAAGAATTAAGTACAGCAGAGATCCAAGAGCGTATCGCAACAGAATCTGAGGCATTAGTACGTTTGGAATTGAATCACGCGGTTAGCCCTGTGGACAATCCACAAAGTATTCGCGAAAGCCGCAGAACTATTGCACGTTTAAAGACGATCTTGCGTCAACGTCAAATTAGTGAAACTAAGTAA